The genomic window CAGCAAGAGCAGTCGCAAGAGAAGCCCCCACCGTATTGGCGATAGTGTTTACTACCAGGACAGACGCAATGTAACGGTCAATATTATCCTTCACATGAGTCATGTATTTGGAGGTAAATTTTTTCTGCTTTTCAAGAAGTTCTATCGCTGCAGGAGGTACACTATAGAAAGACGCTTCCGTCACGGAACAGAAGGCTGAAATAGAAAGACATCCCAAAACGGTAAGTACAATATAGAGCATTATTCAACACCCCAGAACATAGGTTCAATAGCCCAGAATTTGACCTGTTCCAAATGCGTCAGGAAATCCACGATATAATTAAGGGAAGTATTAGCCTTCATCGAAGGAATAACGAAATCATCATCCGAATTCAATAGATGAATTTTCACTTCAGAAGAAGCCTTTATCCCAGCCAATTCCTTTGCAGCAAGGATTGCTTCATCAATACCTCCTAAACGATGGACAAGACCTGCATCACGAGCCTTCAAGCCAGACATCACCCGGCCACCCCCATACAGAGAATCCACCGTTCCCTGAGGAATCTTCGTGGCCTTGGAAACAACACCTGTAAAGCGATCATAGAAATCATCCATGTATTCCTGGAGCGCATTCCTTTCCACATCAGTCCAAGGACTACTAAAGGACTGAGCATCTGCATAGGGATGACTCTTTACGGATTCACTGCGAATACCCAACTTGTTCAGCAAGCCAGATGCATCCACTTTGCCTCCATAAATACCGATACTTCCCACAATGGAAAATGGTTCCGAGACGATCAAATCGGCACCACAGGCAATGTAGTATCCGCCAGAAGCACCAACATTTCCAATGCTCGCCACCACAGGAATTCCCAGTTTTTCACTGACATGGCGTATGGCGCCCCAAATTTTATCGGATGCAATAGCGCTACCACCGGGAGAAGATACTCGAACAATCAATGCCCTCGCATCCGTTCCTGGAAGTTCTCGCAAGGCATCCATCACCTTCTTTTCCATGCGGTTATCAATGGTACCATCGATATTAAGCACCGCAATTTCCTTACGGGCACCCCAATGTTCATCAAATACTTTCTTGTTCATGGGACGCCAGGTAGACGCATAGGCAAAAGGAGCATCCAGGCCAAACAGAGTCTTAAGAGTATATGTCGGAACCTGGTCAATATAGAGGGTCGTATCAATCAAATGCGCCTTCTGGGCAGCCTTTGCGGTAATGACAGGATTTGAAGCCAAGGAGTCCAGGAAAGCAACCTTCTTTTCTTCGTCACCCGGTAAACGCAGGCCAATGATTTTTTCAATCATCCACCATAAATCCTTGTAAAGGCAATCCGCATCACTGCGGGCTTCTACAGACATGGAATCCGCAACATAAGGTTCTACTGCAGACTTGTATTTCCCATGACGAAGGAATTCCACCTTAACACCTAGCTTATCAAATAGGCCCTTGTAATAAAGGCGATCTCCCCCAAGACCTCGCCAGGTAAAGTGTGCAGAAGGTTCAGCCACAATGCGATCCGCATGGGCGGATGCCATCAGAACCGCTGGACGAATATCATCCACGTAGGAAATGACAAAACCACCCTTCGCCTTCAGTTTCCGGACGGCAGCGTCAATTTCGCTGGAAATACCCAGATTGCCACGATAGTTCGAGAAGTCCAGAATGACAAGTCCGCAGGAAGGATCCTGATAAATATGTTCAAACAGGTTACGAACCTTCCAGATATTGATGGAACGTTCCCCGAGGAAGGGCATACTTTCGGAGGTTTCCGTCACATCCATATCCAGGGGGATACGGATAATTTTTCCACGCATGGATGTCTTGGGACTGCGGGCAGAGTGATAGCTGAAAACACCCCCCTTAGGCAGGAGATCATCATACACATGCAATGCCAAATCACTATATCCACCAAGAGTTGTAGAGACAGAAAGACGCCATTCCTTTTCATCCCCATAAATCGGGACCATAAAACCAAAACGGAAACCGTAAGCCCCCATTTCCAATAACAGTCGATGGTTTTCAAGATTTTCAACATCATAACTGACACTGAAGGCGTTGTTCACTCGCAACGTAGCCCCAAGATTCAGAATTCGATCAGGCGACTGAGGACCTACATACAACAAATTTTCCGTGGAGTATCCCAAAGACAGGAAATTTAGGGGACGATAAATGATTCCCTGAGACAAACTCCATTCAGTCCCTTTAAATTCAGAACTACGCAAGCCAGAAAAACGAGTTCCCCAAAACAAGGTATTGGAGAAAAAAGTACTTGCATGGCCCACACTCCAGCGGGCTTCATTATGATGATCCCTATCAAAGGTGTACCGGAAACCAGCGCTCCAATTGTCTAAGTTGCCTCCAACACGAAAATCCGTAGTCTCGTTATCATAGTCATAAGAGACCAAAGCACCTCTGGAGCCCAGTGCAGTAAGACCAGCGGGATTTCCCCAAACACCATGTTCGTTATCCAGGGAAACAAAACCGGATTCGCCAGGAATATAGGCCGACGCAACACCTGCCAGGCCCATCAAGATCAAAGCTACCCTATAAAAGCATCTGCAATTGGAAATCATAAAAAGCAACCCTACTATTCTCTAAAATAAATACTTTGTATATAGTCCCAATGAGTGTCCGGTTTCCATACCGAATAAATAACCACGATTCATTTCATAGAATAAGGACACCCCAAGAGACCCCTTCTTCACAGAGAAATAACGACCCGCATCCACACGCATTCTAAAGCCCCGATACAAGTCTTTCATCTCTTGATATGGTTTGCTCATGGACAGGTTTTGGGATTCCTGAATTCGCCAGCGATACAGGAACACGTAATCGAACAACCATCCGGAAGGATCGTCATAGTCCCAAGCCACGCGCCATTCCATGGAAGCCTTCACCCCCAGTTCATCCCCAGGCTGGAAGTCATCATCTTCAAGAAAGGTATAATAACTAGCGGCAACACCCAGCAGCAGACCTTTAGAAAAAGGATACAAATAGAACGGTTCAACACCAAGCCTATGGAACCTGTTCACCTGGGAACCTTCCCCAGGAGGCAAGCGCCAACTTACATCAACCCCGAGGAACGGATATGGCATAAATTTCATGCCCAGATAGGATTCGTTGAAACCATTGACCTGCAAATCCAGCATTTCGTGAATTTGATCGTGCAGCATGGTGTTGAATTCGATGCTTGTCAAACGATAAGAAAAATCCCCATAAATACTAAAACAATTGCAGGGAGCATATTCGCCAGCCAAGGCCACATCAGCACTGTATACATCGTCCAGAAGTTCGCCAAGGAAGCTGAATTTAACAGAAGTGGAAGGCCACTGTACAGGCAAAACGCTTTCCTTTGCAAAGGAAAGGTTACAAAGCAACAGAAATACGGTAGCGGCTAAAAAAAACACAATAATGTAAGCAAAAACGTTTTGTCACGAAAAAAATAAAAATAACAAAAACTTTCCAAGTTTAAACATCTTTTCACAGCTTCTTTTTCATGAATAAACGGCATTTAACATTTTGTAAAAAAACAAAGTCTTTTTTGATTTTCTATTTTTAGCCCACATTAACTCAAGATTTTATTTCATTAAACTCAAGAGATTGACATGGCATCGACAAGTAAAAAAGAAGAAACCGATATTCTGGATCTTTTTAAGGAATTGCTGAACAACTGGAAGATAATGATTCCATGCATTTTCCTTGCAGGCGTTGTCGGCGTAATCGTTGCAATGTGGATTCGCCCCATATACCAGGTAGACGCCCTTCTTCAAATCGAGAACAAAAACAGCAAAGGTCCCGCCGCCTCCATGATGGGCGGACTCGCCAGTTTATTCGCTTCTGCAAGCCCCGCAGAAACCGAAATTGAATTGATTAACAGCCGCCAGGTTATTGGCGATGCCGTAGAAAAGATGCATCTGCAGTATGTCGCCACCCCGACCAATAAACTGGACCGTCTCCTTCACAAGGAAGGACGTATGGAACTGAACCAGTTCATTGTTCCGGGAAATGTCATGCCCAAGGAAGAAAAGCACGATCCTTGGATTGCTAAGGTAATTGATAGCACCACCTTTGAAGTTTATGACCACAACCACCAAAAAGTTGTAACCTCTGGTAAGGTAAGTCAGACTTACCACATTCCCTACGGCCAGGACACAGTCGTTCTCAGCGTCTATAGGATGATTGCCAGAGCTGGTCAGGAATTTGAATTAAGCCAAGTGGAACGACTCGAATCCATTGAAGCATTCAAACATGCTTTTGGAGTCAAGGAACGTGGCAAGAAAACCGGCATCCTGGAATTTTCCTACCAGGACATTTATCCGGATCGTGCCACCGAAGTTCTAAATGAAATCGCAACCAACTATCTCCGCCAGAACGTAGAACAGAGAAACGCCGAAGCTCAGAAGACTTTGGAATTCCTGGAAAAACAACTCCCCGAAGTTAAAGCCCAGATGGATAGTTCCCTGCTAAAGTTCAACACCTACCGCAATCGTGTCGGTTCTGTAGACATTAACGCAGAAACCCGAATCGTTTTGGAAAAGCGCGCCAAGT from Fibrobacter sp. UWR4 includes these protein-coding regions:
- the sppA gene encoding signal peptide peptidase SppA; amino-acid sequence: MGLAGVASAYIPGESGFVSLDNEHGVWGNPAGLTALGSRGALVSYDYDNETTDFRVGGNLDNWSAGFRYTFDRDHHNEARWSVGHASTFFSNTLFWGTRFSGLRSSEFKGTEWSLSQGIIYRPLNFLSLGYSTENLLYVGPQSPDRILNLGATLRVNNAFSVSYDVENLENHRLLLEMGAYGFRFGFMVPIYGDEKEWRLSVSTTLGGYSDLALHVYDDLLPKGGVFSYHSARSPKTSMRGKIIRIPLDMDVTETSESMPFLGERSINIWKVRNLFEHIYQDPSCGLVILDFSNYRGNLGISSEIDAAVRKLKAKGGFVISYVDDIRPAVLMASAHADRIVAEPSAHFTWRGLGGDRLYYKGLFDKLGVKVEFLRHGKYKSAVEPYVADSMSVEARSDADCLYKDLWWMIEKIIGLRLPGDEEKKVAFLDSLASNPVITAKAAQKAHLIDTTLYIDQVPTYTLKTLFGLDAPFAYASTWRPMNKKVFDEHWGARKEIAVLNIDGTIDNRMEKKVMDALRELPGTDARALIVRVSSPGGSAIASDKIWGAIRHVSEKLGIPVVASIGNVGASGGYYIACGADLIVSEPFSIVGSIGIYGGKVDASGLLNKLGIRSESVKSHPYADAQSFSSPWTDVERNALQEYMDDFYDRFTGVVSKATKIPQGTVDSLYGGGRVMSGLKARDAGLVHRLGGIDEAILAAKELAGIKASSEVKIHLLNSDDDFVIPSMKANTSLNYIVDFLTHLEQVKFWAIEPMFWGVE